The Ciconia boyciana chromosome 2, ASM3463844v1, whole genome shotgun sequence genome has a segment encoding these proteins:
- the LRATD2 gene encoding protein LRATD2, with protein MGNQVEKLTHLNYKEVPTADPTGMDRDEGPRIGVSYIFSNDDDELEQQQDSAHDLGGEHPALQPYDPQLHEVECSVYYRDECIYQKSFSEEDTLPEEGDEGGGGHLSTYTPENLLNRCKPGDLVEFVCQAQYPHWVVYVGDFQVVHLHRLEVVNSFLTDASQGRRGRIANQLYRYKPLSPAVVVRNALEQVGCKDRDLSWRNSECFAAWCRYGKREFKIGGELRIGKQPYRLQIRLGDKRSHTLEFQSLEDLIMEKRRNDQIGRAAVIQELSSHLQAAEEEEEEEEEDHHHHPGAQTAVE; from the coding sequence ATGGGGAACCAGGTGGAGAAGCTGACCCATCTGAACTACAAGGAAGTTCCCACGGCCGACCCGACAGGTATGGACAGAGATGAAGGGCCCAGGATCGGGGTCTCCTACATCTTTTCGAATGACGATGatgagctggagcagcagcaggattcAGCGCATGACCTGGGAGGTGagcaccctgccctgcagccctaCGATCCCCAGCTGCATGAGGTGGAGTGCTCGGTCTATTACCGGGATGAGTGTATTTACCAGAAGAGCTTTTCTGAGGAGGACACGCTGCCGGAGGAGGGTGATGAAGGAGGTGGGGGGCATCTGAGCACCTACACCCCAGAGAACCTGCTGAATAGGTGCAAACCAGGTGACCTGGTGGAGTTTGTGTGCCAGGCCCAGTATCCGCACTGGGTGGTCTATGTTGGGGATTTTCAAGTTGTGCACCTGCACAGGCTGGAGGTGGTGAACAGCTTCCTCACCGACGCCAGCCAGGGCAGACGGGGCCGCATTGCCAACCAGCTGTACCGCTACAAACCCCTCAGCCCGGCCGTGGTGGTGCGCAACGCCCTGGAGCAGGTGGGTTGCAAGGACCGGGACCTGAGCTGGAGAAACTCTGAGTGTTTCGCTGCCTGGTGCCGGTATGGCAAGCGGGAGTTTAAAATCGGCGGGGAGCTGCGCATAGGCAAGCAGCCCTACCGATTGCAGATCCGGCTGGGTGACAAGCGGAGCCACACGCTGGAGTTTCAGAGCCTGGAGGATCTGATtatggagaagaggagaaatgacCAGATTGGTAGGGCTGCTGTGATCCAGGAGCTCTCCAGCCacctgcaggctgcagaggaggaagaagaggaggaagaggaagaccatcatcatcatccagGTGCTCAGACTGCTGTGGAGTAG